Proteins encoded in a region of the Streptomyces sp. NBC_00513 genome:
- a CDS encoding ABC transporter permease, producing the protein MSTLTRPGDTESAAPAKARRLRGLAWLMFRRHRPALLTCLALVVLGGAWIVYERGAMLDTLHAAGWPGKPADALGDNVAGNASETLNSFAVNLSFLTTVLAVFVGAPLLASDIENGTARLATTQSVTRRRWLLAKLGFALLLVTLTTAALSGLFAWWRGSVTPFNPHDWLHDSSFDTTVPVFVSFALFSTVLGITIGALIRRTVPAMVLTFLIGYATSIAFDLVKDRLATPRRIAFPLEGVRPAALDQAVLVDNWIGTASGELHGWGTCANDAVPEACRAKMGIVNSVWDYFGKDQMAGMQWAASGIFLVLAGLLVALLFWRTRRGPF; encoded by the coding sequence ATGAGCACGCTCACCCGCCCCGGCGACACCGAGAGCGCCGCGCCCGCCAAGGCCCGCCGACTGCGCGGACTGGCCTGGCTGATGTTCCGCCGGCACCGCCCGGCCCTGCTCACCTGCCTCGCGCTGGTCGTCCTCGGAGGCGCCTGGATCGTCTACGAGCGCGGCGCGATGCTCGACACCCTGCACGCGGCGGGCTGGCCCGGCAAACCGGCGGACGCCCTCGGCGACAACGTCGCCGGCAACGCGTCGGAGACCCTCAACTCCTTCGCCGTCAACCTGTCCTTCCTCACCACCGTCCTCGCCGTGTTCGTCGGAGCGCCCCTGCTGGCCTCCGACATCGAGAACGGCACCGCGCGACTGGCCACCACCCAGTCCGTCACCCGGCGACGCTGGCTCCTCGCGAAGCTCGGCTTCGCCCTCCTGCTCGTCACCCTCACCACCGCAGCGCTCAGCGGGCTCTTCGCCTGGTGGCGCGGCTCCGTGACCCCCTTCAACCCGCACGACTGGCTGCACGACTCCTCGTTCGACACCACCGTCCCGGTCTTCGTCTCCTTCGCACTGTTCTCCACGGTCCTGGGCATCACCATCGGCGCCCTGATCCGGCGCACGGTGCCCGCCATGGTCCTCACCTTCCTCATCGGGTACGCGACGTCGATCGCCTTCGACCTCGTCAAGGACCGGCTCGCCACCCCGCGCCGGATCGCCTTCCCGCTGGAAGGGGTGCGGCCGGCCGCGCTCGACCAGGCCGTGCTGGTCGACAACTGGATCGGAACCGCCTCCGGGGAACTCCACGGGTGGGGAACCTGCGCGAACGACGCGGTTCCGGAGGCCTGCCGCGCCAAGATGGGGATCGTCAACTCGGTGTGGGACTACTTCGGCAAGGATCAGATGGCGGGCATGCAATGGGCCGCGTCCGGCATCTTCCTCGTCCTGGCCGGACTCCTCGTCGCCCTGCTGTTCTGGCGCACCCGGCGCGGACCGTTCTGA
- a CDS encoding ABC transporter ATP-binding protein, with protein MGGLDVRMRGVGCRHGRVEAVAGVDLEISAGERIALTGTNGSGKTTLLRAVLGLHRQMTGSILVGGRGTGSAAEWAWRRRSCAWIPQKPAAGRFPLLGVELLGSSGAPAEASEAAEKLGVGPLTSRPLHSLSGGQLQRMYLARAIGGVAAGAMVLLADEPTAALDFDGQEEAAEVLTSLPVTLVVVTHDRALADRCDRVLEMAAGRLREVR; from the coding sequence ATGGGCGGACTGGATGTGCGGATGCGGGGGGTGGGGTGCCGGCACGGGCGGGTCGAGGCCGTCGCCGGGGTGGACCTGGAGATCTCGGCCGGTGAACGGATCGCGCTGACCGGAACCAACGGCTCGGGCAAGACCACCCTGCTGCGCGCCGTCCTCGGGCTGCACCGCCAGATGACCGGGTCCATCCTGGTCGGCGGCCGGGGCACCGGCTCCGCGGCCGAGTGGGCCTGGCGGCGGCGGTCCTGCGCCTGGATCCCCCAGAAACCGGCGGCGGGCCGGTTCCCCCTGCTGGGAGTCGAGTTGCTCGGCAGCTCGGGTGCCCCCGCCGAGGCCAGTGAGGCGGCGGAGAAGCTGGGCGTGGGGCCGCTGACGAGCCGACCGCTGCACAGCCTCTCGGGCGGCCAACTCCAGCGCATGTACCTCGCCCGCGCCATCGGCGGGGTCGCCGCCGGCGCCATGGTGCTGCTCGCCGACGAGCCGACCGCGGCCCTCGACTTCGACGGCCAGGAGGAAGCGGCCGAGGTCCTGACCTCCCTGCCCGTGACCCTCGTCGTCGTGACCCACGACCGGGCGCTCGCGGACCGCTGCGACCGGGTACTGGAGATGGCGGCGGGCCGGCTCCGGGAGGTCCGGTGA
- a CDS encoding metal ABC transporter permease: MILAAADLGELLGLLPVQRAGLALLLAAIGLPIIGVIIVGLDIMPVRFAMMHVALFGIAVGLLTGLDPMLCALVACALAGAGVAPLARTPDGLSGAMGLLMSLAIAAALLLLAVSGVNASGAFALLWGSILSVGTADLVVLGVLALLVPALFRWRRDVALLLYDRELAQCSGVPVRALTAVLLVLVAVAVAGAIKLTGALLVDALTLLPALAARRLGTSLRSITLWAVAIGVVVNLTGFLIALRLDWPPGPVLVLTAGAVVLAVHFLPERRISSWRVPASDSLPSSH, encoded by the coding sequence GTGATCCTCGCCGCGGCCGATCTCGGCGAACTCCTCGGGCTCCTGCCGGTGCAACGGGCCGGGCTCGCCCTGCTGCTGGCCGCGATCGGACTGCCGATCATCGGCGTGATCATCGTCGGCCTCGACATCATGCCGGTGCGCTTCGCCATGATGCACGTGGCCCTGTTCGGCATCGCCGTCGGACTGCTCACCGGGCTCGACCCGATGCTGTGCGCGCTGGTCGCGTGCGCCCTGGCGGGGGCGGGCGTCGCACCGCTCGCCCGGACCCCGGACGGCCTGTCGGGCGCGATGGGCCTGTTGATGAGCCTGGCGATAGCCGCCGCGCTGCTGTTGCTGGCCGTCTCCGGGGTCAACGCCTCCGGCGCCTTCGCCCTGCTGTGGGGGTCGATCCTGTCCGTGGGCACCGCCGATCTGGTGGTGCTCGGCGTCCTGGCCCTGCTGGTACCGGCGCTCTTCCGGTGGCGGCGGGACGTGGCCCTGCTGCTGTACGACCGGGAACTCGCCCAGTGCTCCGGCGTCCCCGTCCGCGCGCTGACCGCCGTACTGCTGGTGCTGGTCGCGGTCGCGGTCGCCGGGGCGATCAAACTCACCGGCGCCCTGCTGGTCGACGCCCTGACCCTGCTGCCCGCCCTCGCCGCCCGCCGGTTGGGCACCTCGCTGCGTTCCATCACGCTCTGGGCGGTCGCCATCGGGGTCGTCGTGAACCTCACCGGGTTCCTCATCGCCCTCCGATTGGACTGGCCGCCCGGCCCGGTCCTCGTCCTCACCGCGGGGGCAGTCGTCCTCGCGGTCCATTTCCTCCCCGAACGGAGAATCAGCTCATGGCGCGTACCCGCGTCCGATTCGCTTCCCTCCTCGCACTGA
- a CDS encoding CoA transferase, which produces MASPVTAQIVRPLEGLRLDVCGPPRPKGPDRPKSPLGPTGVTGPAGMTALTVLVAGHLRLLGAETGTGRHDDCGARLALTGGDFDRQEAHARWSGDPAHGITDEATAQAATGIMAVHGRREGTPRALAVDYATTATALLTTQGLLAGLLGQARGGPAQRIGTSVDRAGLLTVSQYLAAAGADEGEAAELAPGGPPFTSVDGTLFELETLDPGAWAAFWRALDAPADAIRAGWRPFQFRYATACAPFPEALHRTAGTHTWARLRQAAARSGAEVCRLRTLAERAAEHDGAAPWTLAPYGSGDTPRHRPTPPLRFGRPLAGITVLEAGRRIQAPLAAHLLGLLGAEVIRIEPPGGDPLRGMPPTSSGLSARWLALNRGKKAVEVDIKSPGERARLREMAAGADVFLHNWGPGKAAELGLDCTDLAAVNPALVYAYTGGWGTGRIDDAPMGTDFMVQARTGIGEAARPRDEPPAPSLMTLLDVLGGLLGAQAVLAGLLTRERGGQGVRVDSSLLGAADILTGPTLSRARNGGPMRRPAGFRAPLRTADGWIVPADVCAAAAGAYDLRELSTDEALAQLRDHGLSATAVTTDLADLHHDPRFAGSISRDAHGAPAVPDPWSHA; this is translated from the coding sequence ATGGCCTCACCAGTCACCGCACAGATCGTCCGACCACTCGAAGGGCTGCGACTCGACGTCTGCGGACCGCCGAGGCCGAAGGGTCCGGACCGGCCGAAGAGCCCCCTCGGGCCGACCGGAGTGACGGGCCCCGCCGGGATGACCGCGCTGACCGTGCTGGTCGCCGGGCACCTGCGCCTCCTCGGCGCCGAGACCGGTACCGGCCGGCACGACGACTGCGGCGCCCGACTCGCCCTCACCGGAGGCGACTTCGACCGACAGGAGGCCCACGCGCGCTGGTCCGGTGACCCCGCGCACGGCATCACCGACGAGGCCACGGCCCAGGCCGCCACCGGCATCATGGCCGTGCACGGCCGCCGCGAAGGCACCCCGCGCGCCCTCGCCGTCGACTACGCGACCACCGCGACCGCCCTGCTCACCACCCAGGGACTCCTCGCCGGCCTGCTGGGCCAGGCCAGAGGCGGCCCGGCCCAACGGATCGGGACGAGCGTGGACCGGGCCGGGCTGCTCACCGTCTCCCAGTACCTCGCGGCGGCCGGGGCCGACGAGGGCGAGGCCGCCGAACTCGCCCCCGGCGGACCGCCCTTCACCTCCGTCGACGGCACGCTCTTCGAACTGGAGACCCTGGACCCGGGGGCCTGGGCGGCCTTCTGGCGGGCCCTCGACGCCCCCGCCGACGCGATCCGGGCCGGCTGGCGGCCCTTCCAGTTCCGGTACGCCACCGCCTGCGCGCCCTTCCCCGAGGCCTTGCACCGCACCGCGGGCACCCACACCTGGGCACGGCTACGGCAGGCCGCCGCGCGCTCCGGCGCCGAGGTGTGCCGGCTGCGGACCCTCGCCGAGCGCGCCGCCGAACACGACGGGGCCGCACCCTGGACCCTGGCCCCGTACGGCTCCGGCGACACTCCGCGCCACCGGCCCACGCCACCACTCCGGTTCGGGAGACCGCTGGCCGGCATCACGGTGCTCGAAGCGGGACGTCGCATCCAGGCCCCGCTCGCCGCACACCTGTTGGGCCTCCTCGGAGCCGAGGTCATCCGGATCGAACCGCCGGGCGGGGACCCGCTGCGCGGAATGCCCCCCACCAGCTCCGGACTCTCCGCCCGCTGGCTGGCCCTCAACCGGGGCAAGAAGGCCGTCGAGGTGGACATCAAGTCGCCCGGCGAGCGGGCCCGGCTGCGCGAGATGGCCGCCGGGGCCGACGTGTTCCTCCACAACTGGGGCCCCGGCAAGGCGGCCGAACTGGGCCTGGACTGCACCGACCTGGCCGCCGTGAACCCCGCGCTCGTCTACGCGTACACCGGCGGATGGGGAACGGGCCGGATCGACGACGCCCCCATGGGCACCGACTTCATGGTCCAGGCCCGTACCGGCATCGGCGAGGCGGCCCGCCCCCGCGACGAACCTCCGGCGCCCTCGCTGATGACCCTGCTCGACGTCCTGGGCGGACTCCTCGGGGCGCAGGCCGTCCTCGCGGGGCTGCTGACCCGCGAGCGCGGCGGGCAGGGCGTCCGTGTCGACTCCTCGTTGCTCGGCGCCGCCGACATCCTCACCGGCCCCACCCTGAGCCGGGCCCGGAACGGCGGACCGATGCGCCGACCCGCCGGATTCCGCGCCCCCCTGCGGACCGCCGACGGCTGGATCGTCCCCGCCGACGTCTGCGCGGCGGCGGCCGGCGCCTACGACCTCAGAGAACTGTCCACCGACGAGGCGCTCGCGCAACTGCGCGACCACGGCCTGTCCGCGACCGCGGTCACCACCGACCTCGCCGACCTGCACCACGACCCGCGCTTCGCCGGCTCGATCAGCCGGGACGCGCACGGTGCCCCCGCCGTTCCCGACCCCTGGAGCCACGCGTGA
- a CDS encoding VWA domain-containing protein → MITRKRVAAAACGLLATLAVGLFPAQASAGEPAAKEPPKVELVLDVSGSMRATDIDGKSRMSAAKQAFNDVLDAVPDDVLLGIRTLGANYPGDDRNLGCKDTRPLYPVGPLNRTEAKTAVATLAPTGWTPIGPALLGAADDLKGGDATRRIVLITDGEDTCAPLDPCEVARDIAARGIHLTIDTLGLVPDAKTREQLICIAEATGGTYTSVQHTDQLSGRVKQLVDRAAAPVVTPVVTTGTGRCQDAPVLGAGLYTDRETFGEHRWYKVAVKPGQELRASVSIGADRAVNNDYGVMLRASTVHGREIVRGSEAGDGRTDLVSTGLRYPKAVLDDADGNEVTEPETVCLQVSNSFSAPASVKTTPGMPLELTIDVVDGPDGTSDVASFGLGRGWWLLGVLVLTGLVVGVVWGWISRWRISVWRTN, encoded by the coding sequence ATGATCACAAGAAAAAGGGTGGCGGCCGCGGCGTGCGGCCTGCTGGCCACATTGGCCGTCGGGCTGTTCCCGGCACAGGCCTCGGCGGGCGAGCCGGCGGCGAAAGAGCCGCCCAAGGTCGAACTGGTCCTGGACGTCAGCGGCTCGATGCGGGCGACCGACATCGACGGGAAGTCCCGGATGTCCGCCGCGAAGCAGGCGTTCAACGACGTGCTCGACGCGGTACCGGACGACGTCCTCCTGGGCATACGGACCCTCGGCGCCAACTACCCCGGTGACGACAGGAATCTCGGCTGCAAGGACACCCGGCCGCTCTACCCCGTCGGTCCGCTGAACCGGACCGAGGCGAAGACGGCCGTGGCCACCCTCGCCCCCACCGGCTGGACCCCGATCGGCCCGGCCCTGCTCGGCGCGGCCGACGACCTCAAGGGCGGCGACGCCACCCGCAGGATCGTGCTCATCACGGACGGCGAGGACACCTGCGCCCCGCTCGACCCCTGCGAGGTCGCCCGCGACATCGCCGCCCGGGGCATCCACCTGACCATCGACACGCTCGGCCTCGTCCCCGACGCCAAGACGCGCGAGCAGCTCATCTGCATCGCCGAGGCCACCGGCGGCACCTACACCTCGGTCCAGCACACCGACCAACTCTCCGGCCGGGTCAAACAGCTCGTCGACCGGGCCGCCGCGCCCGTGGTCACCCCCGTGGTCACCACGGGAACCGGACGGTGCCAGGACGCCCCCGTGCTGGGAGCCGGCCTCTACACCGACCGCGAGACGTTCGGCGAACACCGCTGGTACAAGGTGGCCGTCAAGCCCGGCCAGGAACTGCGTGCCTCGGTGAGCATCGGCGCCGACCGCGCCGTCAACAACGACTACGGCGTCATGCTGCGCGCCTCGACCGTCCACGGACGCGAGATCGTCCGGGGCTCGGAGGCCGGTGACGGTCGCACCGACCTCGTCTCCACGGGCCTGCGGTACCCCAAGGCCGTCCTCGACGACGCCGACGGCAACGAGGTGACGGAGCCGGAGACCGTCTGCCTCCAGGTCAGCAACTCCTTCTCGGCGCCCGCCTCGGTCAAGACCACCCCGGGCATGCCCCTCGAACTGACCATCGACGTGGTCGACGGCCCCGACGGCACCTCCGACGTGGCGTCCTTCGGCCTCGGGCGCGGCTGGTGGCTGTTGGGCGTGCTCGTGCTCACCGGCCTCGTGGTCGGCGTGGTCTGGGGCTGGATCTCCCGCTGGCGCATCTCCGTCTGGAGGACCAACTGA
- a CDS encoding acyl-CoA dehydrogenase family protein yields the protein MLGEVVDDAVDDVMDDSVDGSVDGERGTGPLEADADTERLRERVTEFVRGRVYPEEDVLDAGGPAAAASLRKLNDLARAEGLWALPLPVEAGGQGLPLARYARIAEAEGASDHGPAALGSASLLDVTMLLRHGSARVRALYPERLTAGESRACYAMTEPDTPGTDPSLTATRAVREGGGWVVTGRKWFTSGAAEADLVTVLARTDGEPGDREGLSLLVVPTASPGFRVVRELPVFGASGQWEIEFDRVRVPDDHLLGAPGQALVMAAERLRLGRTLRCLRWLGQGRRAFDLMCARAASRPGSRGPLDAQQLVQSHVFESLLALRGTRPLVYEAVDRIAAGLDAHVEVGLAKVAAARMLQQVADSAIQIHGAAGLGPDTPLPALFRTGRTARILDGPDELHIGSVARRVLRDHRA from the coding sequence GTGCTTGGCGAAGTGGTGGACGACGCGGTGGATGACGTGATGGACGATTCGGTCGACGGGTCGGTCGACGGGGAACGCGGCACGGGGCCGCTCGAAGCCGACGCGGACACCGAGCGGTTGAGGGAGCGGGTCACGGAGTTCGTCCGGGGCCGGGTGTACCCGGAGGAGGACGTACTGGACGCCGGCGGCCCGGCGGCCGCTGCCTCGCTGCGCAAGCTCAACGACCTGGCCAGGGCGGAGGGGTTGTGGGCGCTGCCCCTGCCGGTCGAGGCGGGGGGTCAGGGGCTCCCACTGGCCCGGTACGCCCGGATCGCCGAGGCCGAGGGGGCGAGCGATCACGGGCCGGCCGCGCTGGGCTCCGCGTCGTTGCTCGACGTGACGATGCTCCTGCGGCACGGTTCGGCGCGGGTGCGCGCGCTGTACCCGGAACGGCTCACCGCCGGGGAGTCGCGGGCCTGTTACGCCATGACCGAACCGGACACCCCCGGCACCGACCCGTCGCTCACCGCGACCCGCGCCGTGCGGGAGGGGGGCGGCTGGGTCGTGACCGGCCGCAAGTGGTTCACGTCGGGCGCCGCGGAGGCAGACCTCGTCACGGTCCTGGCCCGTACGGACGGAGAGCCGGGCGACCGCGAAGGCCTCTCGTTGTTGGTGGTCCCGACGGCCTCCCCGGGCTTCCGCGTGGTGCGCGAGCTGCCCGTGTTCGGTGCGTCCGGCCAGTGGGAAATCGAGTTCGACCGGGTCCGGGTACCGGACGACCACCTGCTCGGCGCACCCGGCCAGGCCCTGGTCATGGCGGCGGAACGGCTGCGGCTCGGCCGCACCCTGCGCTGTCTGCGCTGGCTCGGTCAGGGTCGGCGCGCCTTCGACCTGATGTGCGCGCGGGCGGCCTCCCGCCCCGGCTCCCGGGGGCCGCTCGACGCGCAACAGCTCGTACAGTCCCATGTGTTCGAGTCGCTGCTGGCCCTGCGCGGTACCCGTCCTCTGGTGTACGAGGCCGTCGACAGGATCGCCGCCGGGCTGGACGCGCACGTGGAGGTCGGGCTGGCCAAGGTGGCCGCCGCCCGCATGCTCCAGCAGGTGGCGGACTCGGCCATCCAGATTCACGGCGCGGCGGGGCTCGGTCCCGACACCCCGCTGCCCGCCCTCTTCCGCACCGGTCGCACCGCCCGGATCCTGGACGGCCCGGACGAGCTCCACATCGGCTCGGTGGCACGCCGGGTGCTGCGCGACCACCGCGCCTGA
- a CDS encoding ABC transporter ATP-binding protein, with protein sequence MRDLTVPGTSDTRWAMEARGLGKKYRRGWALRDCSFRIPAGRVCALVGPNGAGKSTLLNLATRLIEPTAGELRVFGAPAGDPAVMRRWAYLGQDKPLFKQFSVADTLRMGRELNPDWDPAVAERIVRAGNVPFGARVGDLSGGQRTRVAFALAFGKRPELLLLDEPMADLDPVARDELSSLLMSEAATHGTTVLMSSHMLGELENMCDYLLVLADGQVRMAGEADELLPMHTLVTGLVAEGGALPATLDDHTVVEVRTSGRQFTALLLRQGPLSPDWQQSHPGMEEVLLAYLRSPQAPALVSPTAAPGQREDFAA encoded by the coding sequence GTGCGCGATCTGACCGTTCCCGGCACGTCCGACACCCGGTGGGCCATGGAGGCCCGGGGGCTGGGCAAGAAATACCGGCGGGGGTGGGCGCTTCGGGACTGCTCCTTCCGGATCCCGGCGGGCCGCGTCTGCGCCCTCGTGGGGCCCAACGGCGCCGGGAAGAGCACCCTGCTCAACCTGGCGACCCGGCTGATCGAGCCCACGGCCGGGGAGCTGCGGGTCTTCGGCGCCCCGGCCGGGGACCCCGCCGTGATGCGGCGCTGGGCCTACCTCGGCCAGGACAAGCCGCTGTTCAAGCAGTTCAGCGTCGCCGACACGCTGCGCATGGGGCGTGAGCTCAACCCGGACTGGGACCCCGCCGTCGCCGAACGGATCGTACGGGCGGGCAACGTCCCCTTCGGGGCTCGCGTCGGGGACCTGTCGGGCGGCCAGCGCACCCGGGTGGCCTTCGCGCTCGCCTTCGGCAAGCGTCCCGAACTCCTTCTGCTGGACGAGCCGATGGCCGACCTCGACCCCGTCGCCCGGGACGAGCTGAGCTCGCTGCTGATGTCCGAGGCCGCCACACACGGCACCACCGTCCTGATGTCCTCCCACATGCTCGGCGAACTGGAGAACATGTGCGATTACCTGCTCGTCCTCGCGGACGGTCAGGTCCGCATGGCGGGCGAGGCCGACGAACTCCTGCCCATGCACACCCTGGTGACCGGACTCGTCGCCGAGGGCGGCGCCCTGCCCGCGACACTCGACGATCACACCGTCGTCGAGGTCCGCACCTCCGGGCGGCAGTTCACCGCCCTCCTGCTGCGCCAGGGACCGCTGAGCCCCGACTGGCAGCAATCGCACCCCGGCATGGAGGAAGTGCTGCTGGCCTACCTCCGTTCGCCCCAGGCGCCCGCGCTGGTCTCCCCGACCGCCGCGCCCGGCCAACGAGAGGACTTCGCGGCATGA
- a CDS encoding GntR family transcriptional regulator: MVVFRIERRGGLPAYLQIVRQVEQALRMGALVEGDKLPTAAQVAASTKVNPNTTLKAYRELERAGLVEVRQGAGTFVLQSSSGPLTDAESPLRVQLGAWMRQAREEGLTPSDVTTLFDTVRAETFPTVGTV; encoded by the coding sequence GTGGTCGTGTTTCGCATCGAACGCCGCGGCGGCCTGCCCGCCTACCTCCAGATCGTCCGACAAGTGGAGCAGGCGCTGCGCATGGGCGCCCTGGTCGAGGGAGACAAACTGCCCACCGCCGCACAAGTGGCGGCCAGTACCAAGGTCAACCCGAACACCACCCTCAAGGCGTACCGCGAACTGGAACGCGCCGGACTCGTCGAAGTGCGGCAGGGCGCGGGCACCTTCGTCCTCCAGTCGTCATCGGGCCCCCTGACCGATGCCGAGTCCCCGCTGCGCGTCCAGCTCGGCGCGTGGATGCGGCAGGCCCGCGAAGAGGGCCTCACGCCCTCGGACGTCACCACCCTCTTCGACACCGTGCGCGCCGAGACGTTCCCCACGGTCGGCACGGTGTAG
- a CDS encoding class I adenylate-forming enzyme family protein yields MTVILHDLLPADLRRSWAVDGTCPDLDLYSLFRARQIADLHRTAVIDAKGALCYTALDRKVRSLATGLRELGIRPGDVVGVQLPNGRHAVMADLALAALGAVALPFPVGRGGLEAESLLRRAEAVAVIASVEHQGNRHAADLRALLATLPALRHVIAAGPGTAPEGTVALAGLLRADATAFVAARPDPDSAARILVSSGSEAEPKMIAYSHNALAGGRGNFLASLMPDAAAPRCLFLVPLASAFGSNGTAVTLARHGGTLILLDRFTAEAALAAVREHRPTHVLGVPTMVRMMLEHLDKEGPDAGALPSPTALVLGGAALDETTAESAGRAFGCPVVNLYGSADGVNCHTGLGEDTPEADDAGVAAGRPDPRVADIHIMDTETRERLPDGQVGEIIARGPMTPMCYVASPELDARYRTPDGWVRTGDLGLIDDDGVLHVVGRLKDIVIRGGANISPAEVERELASHPRVRDVVCVGVPDEVMGERLAACVVARGPQDLTLASLAGHLTRRGLERRKHPERLLVVGELPLTPAGKPDRTAVRERFGRVTADA; encoded by the coding sequence GTGACCGTCATCCTGCACGACCTGCTGCCCGCCGACCTCCGCCGCTCCTGGGCCGTGGACGGAACCTGCCCCGACCTCGACCTGTACAGCCTCTTCCGGGCCCGCCAGATCGCCGACCTGCACCGCACCGCCGTCATCGACGCCAAGGGCGCACTCTGTTACACCGCGCTCGACCGCAAGGTGCGTTCGCTTGCCACCGGCCTGCGGGAACTCGGCATCCGCCCCGGCGACGTCGTCGGCGTCCAACTCCCCAACGGCCGTCATGCCGTCATGGCCGACCTGGCCCTCGCCGCCCTCGGCGCGGTGGCGCTGCCCTTCCCCGTCGGCCGGGGCGGTCTGGAGGCGGAGAGCCTGCTGCGCAGAGCCGAGGCCGTCGCGGTCATCGCCTCCGTCGAACACCAGGGCAACCGGCACGCCGCCGACCTGCGCGCCCTGCTCGCCACCCTGCCCGCGCTGCGCCACGTCATCGCCGCCGGGCCCGGTACCGCCCCCGAGGGCACCGTGGCGCTCGCGGGTCTGCTGCGCGCGGACGCGACCGCGTTCGTGGCGGCCCGCCCGGACCCCGACAGCGCGGCCCGCATCCTGGTGTCCTCCGGGTCCGAGGCGGAGCCCAAGATGATCGCGTACTCGCACAACGCGCTCGCGGGCGGCCGCGGCAACTTCCTGGCCTCGTTGATGCCCGACGCCGCGGCTCCCCGTTGCCTGTTCCTCGTACCGTTGGCGTCGGCGTTCGGCTCCAACGGCACCGCGGTGACCCTCGCCCGCCACGGCGGGACGCTCATCCTGCTCGACCGCTTCACCGCCGAAGCCGCGCTTGCGGCCGTCCGCGAGCACCGGCCGACCCACGTCCTGGGAGTGCCGACGATGGTCCGGATGATGTTGGAACACCTCGACAAGGAAGGCCCCGACGCCGGCGCGCTGCCCTCACCCACCGCCCTGGTCCTCGGTGGCGCGGCCCTGGACGAGACCACCGCCGAGAGCGCCGGCAGGGCCTTCGGCTGTCCCGTCGTCAACCTGTACGGGTCGGCCGACGGAGTCAACTGCCACACCGGGCTCGGCGAGGACACCCCGGAGGCCGACGACGCGGGAGTGGCGGCCGGGCGGCCCGACCCCCGCGTCGCCGACATCCACATCATGGACACCGAGACCCGTGAGCGGCTCCCCGACGGACAGGTCGGCGAGATCATCGCGCGCGGTCCGATGACCCCGATGTGCTACGTGGCCTCGCCCGAGCTCGACGCCCGGTACCGTACCCCGGACGGTTGGGTCCGCACCGGCGACCTCGGGCTGATCGACGACGACGGCGTCCTGCACGTCGTCGGTCGTCTCAAGGACATCGTGATACGCGGCGGTGCCAACATCAGCCCCGCCGAGGTCGAACGGGAACTGGCCTCCCATCCCCGGGTGCGGGACGTGGTGTGCGTCGGCGTGCCGGACGAGGTGATGGGGGAGCGGCTCGCGGCGTGCGTCGTCGCCCGCGGTCCGCAGGACCTCACGCTCGCCTCGCTCGCCGGACACCTGACGCGGCGCGGTCTGGAGCGGCGCAAGCATCCCGAACGCCTGTTGGTGGTGGGGGAACTCCCGCTGACACCCGCCGGGAAGCCCGACCGCACGGCGGTACGCGAACGCTTCGGCAGGGTCACGGCCGACGCGTAG
- a CDS encoding metal ABC transporter solute-binding protein, Zn/Mn family — protein MARTRVRFASLLALSAALSLVTGCGDGAESAPAAASGTPARSGAPVVVVTTTWEGAFAKAAGVADPKVIVPQSVHHAPDYDPKPSDLAAVAKADFVLYAPFEPYAAKIKEAAGSRAKLVEVNLDNDPDKAKAEVARLAGLFGTQGAAAKWTASFDTEYAALVKDVQSARPGGKSPSVVSQVFTTWAAKLSGAAPVGTYGPEAVTPAQLAELSAKKPALVLDNAHMTTGVVLPDSGAKQVEIVNYPGADLELLPVYRNAAAELKKAVSPS, from the coding sequence ATGGCGCGTACCCGCGTCCGATTCGCTTCCCTCCTCGCACTGAGCGCGGCGCTGTCCCTGGTCACCGGCTGCGGCGACGGCGCGGAGTCCGCTCCCGCCGCCGCGAGCGGCACGCCCGCGCGATCCGGGGCACCGGTGGTCGTCGTCACCACGACATGGGAGGGCGCCTTCGCCAAGGCGGCCGGGGTCGCGGACCCGAAGGTGATCGTTCCGCAGTCGGTGCACCACGCCCCGGACTACGACCCGAAGCCCTCCGACCTCGCGGCCGTGGCCAAGGCCGACTTCGTGCTGTACGCGCCGTTCGAACCCTACGCGGCGAAGATCAAGGAGGCTGCCGGCTCCCGGGCGAAACTCGTCGAGGTCAACCTCGACAACGACCCGGACAAGGCCAAGGCGGAGGTCGCGCGGCTGGCCGGACTGTTCGGCACCCAGGGCGCGGCCGCCAAGTGGACCGCCTCCTTCGACACCGAGTACGCGGCGCTCGTGAAGGACGTCCAGAGTGCCCGACCCGGCGGGAAGAGCCCCTCCGTCGTCAGCCAGGTCTTCACGACCTGGGCCGCGAAGCTGTCCGGAGCGGCCCCGGTCGGCACCTACGGCCCCGAGGCGGTCACGCCGGCCCAACTGGCCGAGCTGTCCGCGAAGAAGCCCGCGCTGGTCCTGGACAACGCGCACATGACGACCGGTGTCGTCCTGCCCGACTCGGGCGCGAAGCAGGTCGAGATCGTGAACTATCCCGGCGCGGACCTGGAACTGCTTCCGGTCTACCGCAACGCGGCCGCCGAACTGAAGAAGGCCGTGTCCCCCTCCTGA